The proteins below are encoded in one region of Flavobacterium sp. IMCC34852:
- the gap gene encoding type I glyceraldehyde-3-phosphate dehydrogenase, producing the protein MSKVKLGINGFGRIGRIVFRETFNRDNVEVVAINDLLDVDHLAYLLKYDSVHGRFNGKVEVKDGKLYVNDKFIRVTAERDPKLIQWDDKDVDVDVVAECTGFFTTVETAKAHIDGGAKKVVISAPSADAPMFVMGVNHAEAKATDLVVSNASCTTNCLAPLAKVINDNFGIVEGLMTTVHATTSTQMTADGPSRKDWRGGRAASVNIIPSSTGAAKAVGKVIPALNGKLTGMSFRVPTVDVSVVDLTVKVAKETSYEEIMAVLKKASENELKGILGFTEDDVVSQDFVGDSRTSIIDAKAGIGLNSTFFKLVSWYDNEYGYSSKLIDLSVHIAGLK; encoded by the coding sequence ATGTCAAAAGTAAAATTAGGAATCAACGGTTTCGGAAGAATTGGAAGAATTGTTTTTAGAGAAACTTTTAATAGAGATAATGTAGAAGTAGTAGCCATCAACGATTTATTAGATGTAGACCATTTGGCTTATTTATTAAAATATGACTCAGTTCACGGTCGTTTTAACGGAAAAGTAGAAGTTAAAGACGGTAAACTATATGTAAATGATAAATTCATCAGAGTTACAGCAGAAAGAGATCCGAAATTAATCCAATGGGATGACAAGGATGTTGATGTAGATGTAGTAGCAGAGTGTACAGGTTTCTTCACTACAGTTGAAACTGCAAAAGCCCACATTGATGGTGGAGCCAAAAAAGTGGTGATTTCAGCACCTTCTGCTGATGCTCCAATGTTTGTAATGGGTGTAAATCACGCTGAAGCAAAAGCCACTGATTTAGTAGTTTCCAATGCTTCTTGTACTACCAACTGTTTAGCACCATTGGCCAAAGTAATCAACGATAATTTCGGCATAGTTGAAGGTTTGATGACTACGGTTCACGCCACAACATCAACACAAATGACGGCTGACGGACCATCAAGAAAAGACTGGAGAGGCGGACGTGCTGCCAGTGTAAATATTATTCCATCTTCTACAGGTGCGGCTAAAGCAGTTGGAAAAGTAATTCCTGCATTGAACGGAAAATTAACCGGAATGTCTTTCCGTGTGCCAACTGTTGACGTTTCTGTAGTGGATTTAACGGTAAAAGTGGCTAAAGAAACCTCTTATGAAGAAATCATGGCGGTATTGAAAAAAGCCTCTGAAAACGAATTAAAAGGAATTTTAGGATTTACAGAAGATGACGTTGTATCTCAGGACTTTGTCGGCGATTCAAGAACATCAATTATCGATGCTAAAGCTGGAATTGGTTTGAACTCAACCTTCTTCAAATTGGTTTCTTGGTACGATAACGAATATGGTTATTCAAGTAAATTAATTGATTTATCAGTTCACATCGCAGGTTTAAAATAA